The window TACCGGTCCGGGCCGCCTCGCGAACGATGCGGTCCATCATGTCGACACCGGTAACGCGAGATTTGATGTTCCCTTTTTGCAGCTTTGACGCGAGAATGACGCCAATCCCGTCCGGAATTTGGAATTCCGCACGGTTCAGGAGCGCCTTCAGTTCAGGATCGTCTTTCGCTTTCATAAGCTTTTCCGGATTGATAGCGACGACAAGCGATTTCTTCTTGTCGTCGATGTTCCGGAACAGTTTCGGGATGAGTTCATCGTAATTTTCGCTGTTCACCTGAACGCCTAAAATCGTTTCCTTCATATAATAGGAAGTCCTTTGACGGGTGCTGTTTTATGTTTGCCATCGCCGAGCTTGAAGAATTCGAAACCGGCCTCTTCCCATTTGTCGCGGTTGAGAGCGTTTTTCGTGTCCAAGATTAGTGGTTTCGGCGATTTTGTTTGGACGGTTTGCGGATTGAGTGTCTTGAACTCCGTGTGGTCCGTCGTCAATAGGATGAGGTCGGCCTGGCTTGTCGCCTCGTCTAATGTGATTGTTTGCGTCGGGTGCTGCAATTGCTTAATATGCGGGTCGAATGACACAACGTCGACGCTGAGCTTTTGCAATTCCTCAATCACTTTCGTGGACGGGCTTTCGCGCATATCATCCACATCGCCTTTGAACGCAAGTCCGAGCACGGCAACTCTGCCATTTTCGATGCCGTGTTCTTTTAACAGGCTTTGTGCTTTTTCTGCCGTGAACTTCGGCATGCCGTCGTTCGTCAGGCGGGATTTCTTGATGATTTTTGATTCATCCGGGTTTAATTCGACCAAGAACCATGGATCGACTGCGATACAATGTCCTCCTACCCCAGGTCCCGGCGTATGGATGTTGACGCGCGGGTGGAAGTTGGCAAAACGGATTGCTTCCCAAATATCGACATCAATCGACTCCGCAATTTTCGCGAGTTCGTTGGCGAATGCAATATTGACGTCGCGGTAGGTGTTCTCCATCACTTTGACAAGTTCCGCAGTCGTCGCGTCTGTCAGGTGGATTTCCCCTTGAACGAATGTCTGGTACAGTTCTTTCGTCATTTCAGACGATTCCGGCGTAATGCCGCCGACGATGCGGTCGTTGTTGATAAGCTCTTCAAAGATTTTCCCCGGGATGACGCGCTCCGGTGAGTGGGCGACGAATAGATCTTCGCCTAGTGTCAGATTAGATCGGCGAAGTTCTGGCAGCATGATGTTTTCAACCGTTTTTGGTGGAACTGTTGATTCTAAAATGACGAGTGCCCCTTTTTTCAAGTACGGGACAATCGACGCGGTTGCTTGCCGGATATATTCCAAATTCGCGGTATTATCCGGGTTGATTGGCGACGGAACGGCCACAATATAGACATCCGCTTCGACTGGTTCCGTGGATACTGTGAATTTCCCTTCGTCGATGGCGCGTTCGAGACGTTCTTGGAGACCGTTCTCTTCTATATGGAGTTGTTTGTTGGAAATCAGGGAGACTGCTCTTTCATTTATATCGACGCCATGGACTTGGACGCCGCTGTTGGCGAACATGACCGCTGTAGGCAATCCGATATAACCGAGTCCGATGACGCAAAGTTTCTTATCCATCATTTTCTTTCCTCTCTGTTAAAGGCTTAAAACATCTATACATTATAGCACAGTTGAAATGGCTATGCATGCCCATGAATCACTTGTCGGGCTGGACCATGATCGGCGTATAGGTCCCTTGCTTTACTGTGCGCCCTTTGTCGTTTTGCATACCTGGATGGATGACGAGTAAATAGGATCCGCCCGGTTGCAGTTGCTTCTTCGGGATGATATCGAGTGTATTCTTGCCGTTCGGTTTAGTTGTGATCGGCACTGCGACACCGCCCAATTTCACCAATTCCACTTTAGTGGACGTTTGACTGCCCGAAAAGTTCATCGGTTGTGTGAAATGGAGATGAAACGTTTTGTTCGCAGGCACGAGTTGCGGGCCGGGAACCTGTTTATAGTGTTGATTGGCAAAACGGGTGTTCAGGAGTCGTTGGTGCATCGTAGTCAGCTCTTGACCTGGGCTTGTCTTGATTGTCGGGATGACGCCTTTTTGATGGACGACTGTCCCTTTTGGCCCAGTAAAATGCCCGGTTGTCAATTTGAGCGCACTGCCGTCATCGAATTCGAAGAACGACTGGATGCTCCCCTTACCTTTCGTCTCCTCCCCAACAATGACGCTGGCATCCTGGTCTTTCAGCGCGACCGCGACAATTTCAGAAGCGGACGCGGAATAGCGGTTGACGAGGACGTAGGTTTGTTGCGGGAATTTGACAGCTGCCGGAACTGGTTTGAATAGTTGGCTGCCGTCGCGCGTTTTTAATTGATAAGCGTTGGTGGCTCCTTTGAAGAAACCGAGCAGTTGTTCCGCGCTATCGACATAGCCGCCGCCGTTGTATCGTAAATCGATGATCAGTTCCGTCGCCCCGGCTTTTTTTAGCTTATTCCAATGGGCGGTGACCTCCTTGCCGAGATTGGTCGGGAAGGTCGGGATTTTGATATACCCCGTATTGCCGTACATCATATGGGAGGTGATTTTCGGGTTGGCGTTGGCGACATGCGGGACTGGCGCCTCCCCCACTGCTGCGATATATGTAATATACTCCTCCGGCGTGAGATAACGGGAATATTCATCGAGCGCATTGACCACTTCATCCACGGTTTTCATAGAATGCAAGGTTTTCGGGATGTCCCCGTAGTAATAGGTTTCGACAAAGTATTTGACGTCATCGAGTTTCGAAGCCTCGGTGACGGCGGGCGTGAGTAGAAATAGTGTGATGAGTGCAAGGATTGTTAGATGGATCCGTTTCAAGGTGATCTCCCCCTTTCGCTAGTGTGGCAGCTCTTAGTATGACTATACCCCAAATCGGATGGGAAGAGGCGGGATTAGGAGAATTTTTTTGTTGGTGTTGGTGATGTTGTGAGGTTGGGGCATAGCGTTTTGAGGTTTGATGGAAATGTTGCGAGGTTCGAGTGATTCGTTGGGAAGTCTTTGAATAACATTGAAAAGTTCGGGCTTTACTTTTTGCAAGGTACGGCAAAAGCGATGCGAGGCTCACGCGGTTTGTTGCTAAGTCGGTTGCAAACGTTTTGAAGTTCGAGTGATTCGTTGAGTAGTCGTTGAAAAACATTGCGAGGTTTGGAGGCTATATTTCGAAGTGGAGGAAGAGCGTTTAGAGGTTGAATCGTTATGTTGGAAGGTACGTCCAAAGCATTTCAAAATTCAATTGGAATGTTGTGAGTTTCACTCAAAGGTAAAAAGAGGAAGCAACTCCGGAATGGATTTCGGAGTTGCTTCCTCTCTCTTAAAGGGCCGTGAGGCTCGGGGGTTGATTTGACCTGGATTATTTTCTTGAGAATTGGTGGACCCAGTAGGTGGTGCCTTGGGCGTTGGTGGCGTAGCCGGAGCCGATGTGGGTGAATTTGGCGTCCAGGATGTTGGCGCGGTGGCCGGTCGAGTTCATCCAGCCATTGACGACATCGGCGGGTGATGTGTAGCCCATGGCGATGTTTTCCCCGTAAGCTGTCCACTTGTATTTGAAGCGGTCGAGCATGTCCTCAACGGATCCGTAGGTTGGCGAAGTGTGGCTGAAATAATTGTTTTTCGCCATGTCTTCGGCTTTGGCCTGCGCAATTTTAGATAGCTCTGGATCATGCGTCAATGCTTTTAGGCCCTGTTTGGCTCGTTGTTCGTTGACCAGCCCGATTGTTTTCGTTGCGTTGTCGGCTGGTTGGGCGACAGGCGGTTGGGTGATCGGCTTGGACGTTTCGACATACAGTTTCTGTGCTTGGTCGTAATGGATGAGGCCCTTTTCACGCTTGGCGTCGAACTCCATTGCCCGTTGGATGAATGCCGCCATATGGGCGCGCGACAATTGGTCATTCGGTTTAAAAGTGCCTCCCGGCGGTGTCGTCGTGATCTCGAGCTCGGCGATGGTCGTGATGTACCCGTAGTACTGGCTCTGCTTCGTCACGTCTCGGAACCGAATGAAGTCATTGTCGTCCACGGTGATTTCGTAGCCGAGCGTCAAGATTTTCGCCATCTGGCCGCGAGTCAATGGATCATTGGGCCGGAACTTATCAGCATCGTTGAAAATGCCCCGCTCGGTCAACGCTCTAATGTAGTCATATGAACCATGCGCTGGGCTGACGTCCTGGAATCGCGGTTTGAAATTCGTGGACGGGGTGGCTCCGATCGCGAGCGCCACAATTTTTGCCGCCTGTGCCCGGGTGATCGGCTCGTTCAAACGATATGTGCCATCCGGGTACCCATTGATGAGCCCCCGCTCCGAAATTTCATGGATGGCCTCAAACGCCCAATGACTCCGCGGCACATCCGAAAACGAGGCTGCTTGGGTGAATGTCGGTGAGACTGCTAGAGTGAGAGAAAGCATGACAGTGGTGAGTAGTTTTTTCATGAATTCTGCCTCCTTTTCTAGTAGTATACTATTTTTTCGAGAGTATTGTGGGGTGGGGACGTTGGGAGGTTTAGGAGGATATGTTTCGAGGTTGGAGAGGAATGTTGGCAGGGCTTGAGCTTGAGTGTTGTGAAGTTGGACGGGAGCGTTGTGAGGTGTAGCCGGAGCGTTGCGAAGTTTGGGGGGATTGTTTCGAGGTGCAATGGGAACGTTGTGATGTTCGTGTAAATCATTGCGAGGTAAGTCCAAATTGTTTCGTGGAATGGTATAAACGTTGCAAGGCTGAGACTGAGCGTTGTGATGTTCTAAAAAATAGGAAAGAGGAAACCCGAAGGTTGGCCTATGATTGGGAATAATAGAGATGAAAAAAGAAGCGAACCGGTTAGGTTGGCTTCTTTTGATTTTTCCGCAATGGCAAGTTGTAGTCCCAAGTATAGACGGTGCTCGGCGGTTTGCCGGTCCGGTTGAGACGAAGCTGGCTGAACACAATGCTGGCGGCGGAGGCGGAGTTTAATTCCAAAAAGTATTTCAATTGTCTATTCCGTAATGTGGGACTGATGAGCAAATACCAGTCTGCGACGGCTTGTTCGAGGGCGGAATCGCCGGGCTGGCCGCAGATTTCGCATAACCAGGTGCGACCCATTTTCCGCGTCACTTCCCCGTTGCATTCGAGACAAAGGACGCCCTTCTTTAATTCTCTCGGGGCGATATTAAATCGTTCACAAGCGGTCTTCCGTTTCCATCTGATCTGGCTACGGAACAGGGTTTCGGCAATGGTTTCCATTTGCGATTCAGTCAGCTTGTCCCCTTCTTGATTCAGCAAATTTCGGATATGGCGGGGCAGCTGTTTTGCATATTTGAGTGTCATGGATTCAGGAAATTCCTGAATTTCCACGTTCGGGTTTGCCATGATCAGGATTGGTTCGATGGGTAAACGGAACTGTTTTTGCTTGAACCACATTTCGAGACCAGCTTTTGCACGGTCCAGTTGATGTAAGATACAGTCAAACTTCTCAACTTCGCCGTCTGCGGAGATTTTTATAGTTTTACCAGACTGTTCATCAAATTGAACAGTTCCCGCGTAATGTTTGATTTCCAGCAGGATAGCTCGGGATGGCGTCAGGATGAGGGTGTCTAGTTGGATGAGGTACTCGGGGTTTACTTCTAATGTGAGATCGCGCAGGATTTTTGTTCCTGGTGGGAAGGCGACTTCACTTAGGATCCGGTCGACGATGAGTTCGCCGGAATAGCCAGCTCTGGTTTGGTAGAGATTGGTTGTCAGGGATTTGTGTTGTTGATGGTGTTCAGACAATCGAACGAGTAAGCGTTGCAATTGGAGCAGGTCTTCTGGCGGTTTGCGAGTTGTTTGTATAGGGACTCCCTCCTCTTTTCTGAATATTTATATTTTAATAGATTTATGCTGGAAAAGCAAGAAGTTTGGAGGAGTTTTCTGACTTGTTTAGTGGTTTTTTTACATATTTTGATACGGCCCAATATTATCTTATAACGTTTCTATCGGACCTCGAAATGTTTACGGACCGCCTCGCAACATTTCTATCAAACTTCGAAACGTTCCTGAACTACCTCATAACATTTCCATCGTACCTCGAAATGTTTACGGGCCACATCGTAACATTTCTACCAAACTTCGAAACGAACCCGATCTACCGCAAACGTTTTCACAAAACTTCGAAACGAATCCTGCTCGCCTCACAACATTTCCACTGAACTTCAAAACATCCCTCCGCAAAGAAAAACCGAATTACCCCCATACCTTGGGTTAATTCGGCTCGATTAATTCTTTTTTCGCTTTTCTTTTTTTCCATAAGTCCTCGGCAGCTCCAGAGCCCAAGATGACTCCCGTGATGATCAGGACTAGCCCGATCAAGTGGCGGACGGTGATGAGTTCGCCTAGGAAAAGGGCGGAGCCGAGCAGGGAGAATAGGGTGTTCAGGTTGATAAAAATGGCGGCTTTGGAGGGGCCGACTTGGCCGACGGAATAGTTATAGAGCATATGTCCGACAGCGGTTCCAAGAATGGCACTGGTCACGAGGCCGAGCCAGAAAACTGGCGGAACGGTGGCGAATACGCGAATTTCTCCGGGCTCTTGGATCAGGCTGATGAGGAAGAGCATCAGGCTTCCAAAAAAGAGCATGTACGCGGTGAGCAGGCGCGGGTCCAGTGTTTTCGCAGCTTTGGCGATGACTAGGAATGAGAGCACCTGGGTTAGGATCGCTATGAAAATGAAAGTATCACCTAGCGCGAGGCCGCTCATGCCGCCGCTCGCGAGGACGACGGAGCTGACACCGGCGAGGCCTGAGAGAAGGCCGAGCCATTGGATCTTCGATGGATAGTTTCGTAGAATGACTGCGACAGAAATGGCGGTCAGGATCGGGCCTGTCCCGAGTATGAGTCCGGCGTTGGTCCCGGTTGTGCGGACGAGGCCGATGTTTAGGAAATAGTGATGCAAGACGACGTTTAACAGAGAGCCAAGCAGGACGAATTTCCATTCGGCACGCGTCGGCAGTCGGACGATTCGGAAGGCCGACAGAATGATGAAGACGGTGATGGCGGCCAGGAAGATTCGTAGACTCGTCATCGTGACCGGGCTAACGACGGTGACGAGGTATTTGAGGAGCGGCAGGTTGAATCCCCAGATGACCATGGCAATGGTGAGCAGGCTGTATATTTTCCACATGGGGGCTGCCCCCTTTCCAGTTTTGTTGTTCTATTGGTTGATTATACAGGAAAGGTTAAGTACTGGGGTGTAGTATTTGCTTATGTGGTGGTTGGGTCGGGCTTTAGCCTAGGATTTCAGGTACTGCTACCGTTCGCGGAGTGCGTCGAATGTTGTACGCCCTGGCAGTCCGGGAGCAAGAAACGAACATTCATCTTTTTGAGAATTTTTCTCAAATCCATTGATAATTTTAATGTTTTCTGGGTAATATGGGTGGAAAGGGGTGAAATAATGTTAATTCAATTTAATTTTGATAATTTTAAGAGCTTTTTCCATGAGACCTCTCTGGATATGACTGCCACATCGCTTAAAGAGCACCCATATAACCTCATTAATATCGAAAATGCAAAATTCAAAGAGAGTTATATTAAGGTTGCTGCAATTTATGGCGCTAATGCAAGTGGAAAAAGTAGCGTGATTGATG is drawn from Sporosarcina sp. FSL W7-1349 and contains these coding sequences:
- a CDS encoding nucleotide sugar dehydrogenase is translated as MDKKLCVIGLGYIGLPTAVMFANSGVQVHGVDINERAVSLISNKQLHIEENGLQERLERAIDEGKFTVSTEPVEADVYIVAVPSPINPDNTANLEYIRQATASIVPYLKKGALVILESTVPPKTVENIMLPELRRSNLTLGEDLFVAHSPERVIPGKIFEELINNDRIVGGITPESSEMTKELYQTFVQGEIHLTDATTAELVKVMENTYRDVNIAFANELAKIAESIDVDIWEAIRFANFHPRVNIHTPGPGVGGHCIAVDPWFLVELNPDESKIIKKSRLTNDGMPKFTAEKAQSLLKEHGIENGRVAVLGLAFKGDVDDMRESPSTKVIEELQKLSVDVVSFDPHIKQLQHPTQTITLDEATSQADLILLTTDHTEFKTLNPQTVQTKSPKPLILDTKNALNRDKWEEAGFEFFKLGDGKHKTAPVKGLPII
- a CDS encoding S41 family peptidase — its product is MKRIHLTILALITLFLLTPAVTEASKLDDVKYFVETYYYGDIPKTLHSMKTVDEVVNALDEYSRYLTPEEYITYIAAVGEAPVPHVANANPKITSHMMYGNTGYIKIPTFPTNLGKEVTAHWNKLKKAGATELIIDLRYNGGGYVDSAEQLLGFFKGATNAYQLKTRDGSQLFKPVPAAVKFPQQTYVLVNRYSASASEIVAVALKDQDASVIVGEETKGKGSIQSFFEFDDGSALKLTTGHFTGPKGTVVHQKGVIPTIKTSPGQELTTMHQRLLNTRFANQHYKQVPGPQLVPANKTFHLHFTQPMNFSGSQTSTKVELVKLGGVAVPITTKPNGKNTLDIIPKKQLQPGGSYLLVIHPGMQNDKGRTVKQGTYTPIMVQPDK
- a CDS encoding CAP and S-layer homology domain-containing protein, coding for MKKLLTTVMLSLTLAVSPTFTQAASFSDVPRSHWAFEAIHEISERGLINGYPDGTYRLNEPITRAQAAKIVALAIGATPSTNFKPRFQDVSPAHGSYDYIRALTERGIFNDADKFRPNDPLTRGQMAKILTLGYEITVDDNDFIRFRDVTKQSQYYGYITTIAELEITTTPPGGTFKPNDQLSRAHMAAFIQRAMEFDAKREKGLIHYDQAQKLYVETSKPITQPPVAQPADNATKTIGLVNEQRAKQGLKALTHDPELSKIAQAKAEDMAKNNYFSHTSPTYGSVEDMLDRFKYKWTAYGENIAMGYTSPADVVNGWMNSTGHRANILDAKFTHIGSGYATNAQGTTYWVHQFSRK
- a CDS encoding nuclease-related domain-containing protein, giving the protein MQRLLVRLSEHHQQHKSLTTNLYQTRAGYSGELIVDRILSEVAFPPGTKILRDLTLEVNPEYLIQLDTLILTPSRAILLEIKHYAGTVQFDEQSGKTIKISADGEVEKFDCILHQLDRAKAGLEMWFKQKQFRLPIEPILIMANPNVEIQEFPESMTLKYAKQLPRHIRNLLNQEGDKLTESQMETIAETLFRSQIRWKRKTACERFNIAPRELKKGVLCLECNGEVTRKMGRTWLCEICGQPGDSALEQAVADWYLLISPTLRNRQLKYFLELNSASAASIVFSQLRLNRTGKPPSTVYTWDYNLPLRKNQKKPT
- a CDS encoding DMT family transporter encodes the protein MWKIYSLLTIAMVIWGFNLPLLKYLVTVVSPVTMTSLRIFLAAITVFIILSAFRIVRLPTRAEWKFVLLGSLLNVVLHHYFLNIGLVRTTGTNAGLILGTGPILTAISVAVILRNYPSKIQWLGLLSGLAGVSSVVLASGGMSGLALGDTFIFIAILTQVLSFLVIAKAAKTLDPRLLTAYMLFFGSLMLFLISLIQEPGEIRVFATVPPVFWLGLVTSAILGTAVGHMLYNYSVGQVGPSKAAIFINLNTLFSLLGSALFLGELITVRHLIGLVLIITGVILGSGAAEDLWKKRKAKKELIEPN